Part of the Candidatus Methanogranum gryphiswaldense genome, CGATATATGATCTCAACAACAGGTCTTGAACCTCACAGGGAATGTTCACTGACCTCGCCGATTAAATTTTTTATTGCGCCTTTCTGCATCATTGTGATTATCGGCAGTTCAAAAACGACCCCGGTCTGCTCGTCCTTGTCGTAATATGTCAATATGGAGCGCTTTCCATCCACTATAACCAGCATCTCGACCCTGAGCTGCGTTCCCTCTATAGCACTCTTGCTCATGAATAATGAATGGTACATTTCTGCGAATGTATCATTGTCGATGGTCGGATTTATGAACCGAACATTTGGCATATCCTCCTTGAAGGACGAGGGAGACCCCGGAGACACACATACGACGTCGATCGAATCTTTCAATGCTTTCAGGTCGTCGATGAAAGGACGTATCGCTGAGACCCTTGGGCTTACTATCATCAGCTCTTTCTTTGCTTCTTTCATCATATCGGATATCTGTTTTTTGATTGATATGCTTCCTTTGATATGCCATACGGGAAATGTCTTTTGCTTGGCACTCACACTGCGTTCGCTCAATTCCTTGGATATCAATAACACGGATTCTTCGAATTCGTCCCTCATGATGTGGAGAAGACGCTCTACTGGTATCGCCCTGTAACTTTTCGGCCTACTTTGGAATACCTCGACATACCCTTTCTCTTCCATCAGGTCCAATATGTCATATATGCGGGTCCTAGGCACCCCGGATTCCTCGTGTATCTGCCTGGCCGTTCCTTCTCCCAAACCTACCAACGCGACGTATGCCATGGCCTCATACTGAACCATGCCTAATCTTGTGAGCTCATCTACGACATTATCTTTCATTGTAACCCTTAAAGTTACAACATTAATTAATATAATTTTTACGTTGAAGTGATAGCAGAATGGATTTGTTCCCAATCAGAACAGATTATGAACTTTGATACTGAAATGGAGAGCTGAAAGAGGATGAATAATATTATGCACAGATCAAATGGCAGCAAAACTGATGCCGATAGGTATGCAACAAAATTATTGCTGACGATGACCGCGGTAGCCTTACTTGTCAATTATGTTGAAACGATGGTCATTCCGGGGATCCCTACCATCCAAGACGAGTTCGGTACGACCGCAAGTCTTGCATCGTGGATCACGTCCGCATTCCTTATCGTCGGAGCGGCCACAGCCCCCCTGTTCGGTAAACTAGGCGACATATACGGGAAGAGAAAGATCTTCATAATCGTACTTTTGATCTACATAGCAGGCCTGATATTCGCAATAGTCTCAACGTCGATATACGAACTCCTTGCCGCAAGAGCAATACAGGGAATGGGCTTTGCCGTGGTGCCTCTTGCTTTGGCACTTTTAGCAGATAAATTGCCTCCTGAGAAGATAGGCACAGCACAAGGAATAATCAGCGCAACGTTCGCCATAGGAGCTGTATTGGGACTGATAATCGGTGCATATATCGAAGAGATGCATGGATGGCGTGATGCCTTCCTAATGGCATTGATACTGAGCATTCTTCTGCTCATATTCTCCCTCAAGATCATTGAAAAAGATGTTCCTGGAAACAAGACGAAAGTGGACTATGGCGGGGTCGCATTCCTCATAGTAGGGATCACCCTCTGCATGGTCTACATAACCGAGGGTCCCTCGAGAGGATGGGATTCGATGGACAACCTTGCATTCCTCATACCTGGAATCATCTCTCTGTTGCTTTTCTTCATCTACGAAGGAAGGAAGAAGGACCCTCTGATCCCGTTGCCCCTTCTGAAAATAAGGAACATATTGATGGCAAATCTGATAGGCATATTCTCGATGATGGCGATGTTCCTCGTGTTCTTCGGGGTCACATACTATACACAACTTCCAGAACCATACGGACTTGGGATGAGCACGATCGAATCCGGACTTACCATGGCACCCGCGGCCATTTTCATGTTGGTGCTCGGACCCATTGCGGGACGTGCCGTATCCCGTATCGGCCCCAAACCTCTTCTGATCATAGGTTCACTGCTCGGCGTAACCGGCATGTCCATGTTCATGATGTTCCGCGGAGATTCCACGGCCGTGATGATAGACCAGATCGTTACCTTGGCAGGAGTCATATTGACCATGATCCCGATCATCAACATAATCACCATATCGACACCGAAAGAGAACAGCGCCGTCAGCCTCGGATTCAACACCTCCATGCGTGATATCGGAGGCGCCATAGGTCCTGTTATCGCCACTACGATAATGACCTCTTATGTCGTGTCCGTTGTGTTCGCGAGCGGTGTGGTGGAGTTCCCGTCCTCGACAGCGTTCGATATCGTATTCGCAGCAGGTGTGGTGATAATGGTCACATCGTTGATATTGAGTCTGTTCGTCAAGAACTACTCCTTTAAATCGAAAAAGAACGAGTGATCATAAAACAAACACAAAACATCATTGAAATCTGGTATCGTCGAATCGTCCGTAAAGATGATTTTACGATACCGGCCATTTTTCATAGTATCTATTTCGTATCGATACCCATTATATGTCACAAGCCAATTCTCATGCATGGACGGGTCCGAATTATTTGACCAGATAAAGAAGGTCTCCCGCGGATTGGGCATAGTTGACATATCTGTAGCGTCAACGGATCTTTGGGAAACCGACCCAATAGTGAAAGACAGGATCAAAACCGGGAACAGACCAAAGGACATAATGCCATCGGCCAGATCCGTGATCGTTATCGGCATACCCATCCAACGGGCCATACTCGAGACCGCGCCGTCAATATATTATCATCAGCTTTACGACACGGTAAACAGGGCACTCGACGATGCAACTGAAAGGATCGCTCTTGAATTGAATATATTGGGGCATGAAGCCATATTCGTACCCAGGGACGGATATCATGGAATTGCTGGTCTGAGAGTTGTTCCAGCATCCTTTTTCTCACACAGACATGCCGCATATCTTGCAGGTATGGGAACATTCGGTTACAATAATACGATACTCACAAAAAAATACGGTCCGAGGATAAGATTCTCATCGGTGATAACTTCCGCAGAACTTCCATCATCAGAGCCGATGAGCTACAATCTGTGCATAAAATGCAAAAAATGTACACGCGATTGCCCGGTTGGAGCAGTACCAGACATAAATTATCCCAAAGGCATTACACAAAAAAACAAATGTGTAGAACATTCCGCAGAGCTATCTGAGCTGGGAATATCTCCGTGTGGCATTTGTATCAAAACATGCCCTGTGGGTATGGACAGCAACGACACTGTTCCAGACCAAAAATTCATAGATGATGCAAAAAGCTATGTTAAGCCGCTTAAACAGTGAACAAAGATATAACGACGGAGCCTATACAGGAGTGATCACATGCAGATAGGGATCGTAGGAAAACCAAATGTCGGAAAATCCACATTCTTCGGTGCAGCAACCATGGCACCGGTCGAAATAGCAAACTATCCATTCACGACGATAGAACCCAATAAAGGCATAGCTTATGTTCGTAAGCCGTGTCCGTGCAAAGAACTCGGTATACAATGCACCCCGCACAATTCCCTCTGCATTAACGGTACCAGGATGGTACCAATAGAGCTTCTGGATGTCGCAGGACTTGTTCCGGGTGCATGGGAAGGCAAAGGCCTCGGAAACAAATTCCTAGATGATCTCAGACAGGCGGATGCTCTCATCAATGTCGTTGATGTCAGCGGATCCACGGACCTGGAAGGCAACCCGGGAGAACCTGGGAGGTTCGATCCCACAGAAGATGTTATTTTCCTCAGAAGGGAGATCGAACTCTGGATGAGAGAGATAATAAAGAATGGACTCGGAAAGATAGCCAGACAGGCAAAGATGCAGGGGACGAAACAAGAGGTCATCATTCAAGAAAGATTGGCCGGCCTGAACATCACAGAAGGAGATATCAAGGAAGCACTCAGAAAGGTCGAACTTCCTGCTGACCCTACCCTCTGGGACGACGAGGTCCTCCTTAAATTATGTATCGAGATCAGGATACTTTCCAAACCTATGATCATAGCGATGAACAAATCCGACATAGCTCCTTCAGAGAACATAAAGAAAGTGCAATCCATGGGAGACATGGCCGTACCTACACTTGCCGAGACCGAATTGGCACTCAAAAAGGCATCCGCTGCCGGGATCTTGGAATATCTTCCCGGAGATGCGACCTTCACCATAAAACCGGGTGCAAAGCTCAATGACGCTCAGAAAAAGGCCCTGGGATACATGGCAGATAACATGAAAAAATACAACGGAACAGGGATCCAGACCTGCATAGAGGAGGGTGTCTTCAACATGCTTGATCGCATCGCCGTCTATCCTGTGGAGGACGAGACCAAGTTCACCGACCATTTCGGAAGGGTCCTGCCTGATTGTTTCCTTGTTGCCAGAGGATCGACCGCCAAGGACCTTGCGTACAAGATACATACGGACCTCGGAGACAAATTCATCAGAGCCATAAATGCCAAGACCAAACGTACCGTAGGTTCGGACTACGTGTTGCAGGACGGCGACATCATAAGAATAGTCGCCAACAAGTGAGGTTCAAAATGGGAACATGGGATGTCAGACTTCTAAGCGCTTCTTATGCCAGCGATGAGAACGAGAACGTATATCTGGAACTCTTCGGGAAGACCCGTGACAAGAAATCCATAACCATCCTATGCTTTGACTACAAGGCCTACTATTATGTGGTTGACCCCAACGATGCGGTCGAAAAGATACTTAAGAATGACCCGGACGTGGTCTCATTCTCTCCCGACAGGCTATATTACAAAGGGGACTACCACAATGTCCTGAAAGTTACAGTAAAATTCCCATGGAAGGTACCGGAATACAGGAACAACTGGAAGAATGCGGGATATCACGTTCTTGCCGCCGACATACCATTCCATCACAGATTCATCTACGACATGGACATGAGTTCATGCATAAAGGTGACAGGGGATTCCATCGACAAGAACTATGCTACCGATGTCATCATAAAAATGACGGGCTTCGAAAACATAGATTCTTTCGACCCAGGTCTTAAGATCCTCTCGTTCGACATAGAGAACAGCGTGGAGCACGGTTTCATCTACACAATATGTTCAGTAATAGGTGAGGATGGGAAGATCCGGGAATGCGATGCGATACTGGGCCCTGAGAAGAAGATAATAGAAGACTTCTCAAAACTCATAGAGGAAGAAGATCCAGACGTGATAACTGGATATAACATCGATAACTACGATATCAGAAAGATATTGGAAAGGGCAGAGATCAATAAGATGAAGGATGCCCTTCCGTGGGGACGCGATCACGGACAGCCCAGGATCGTAAGCGAGAGATTCTGGAGAGTAAAAGGAAGAATGATCACCGATGCCTGGTGGGCGGCGAAGAAAGAATTGCGCCCTAAACAGGAAACTCTCAATGCAGTATCGAAACAGGTATTGGGAGAGACAAAACTTGATGTCGACCCTAAACACATGGACGAGGAATGGGCTAAAGATCAGGCAAAAGTAATAAAGTATTGTTTTAAGGATTCGGAGCTGGCACTCAAGATATTGTTACATGTTGGAACACTCAGAAAAGGAATGGACCTCGCCACTGTCGCAAAGCTTCCTCTCGAAGATGTTCTCACCGCCGGGTCCTCTCAATTGGCTGATTCCCTTCTCATCCGTGCGGCTGATAGGAATAAGATCGGCGTCCCGCTCATGGGAAGGAGGAACGCGGACAGTGACCAAATAGAGGGAGGCTACGTTCACACTATGACCCCTGGTCTTTACCACTGGGTCTGTGTAGAGGACTTCAAGTCCATGTATCCATCGCTGATAATAGCTAAGAACATCTGTTTCACGACCCTTTCACCAGAAGGAGAGATCTTAAGCCCATCTGGAGCAAGATTCCTTGCCCCCGCGAAGAGGGTAGGGATCTTGCCCGGCATACTTTCCGCCTTGATGAACCAGAGGGACAGCATAAAGAAGAGGATGAAATCCACATCCGATCCATATGAACACCAGTACCTTGACGGTCTCCAGGCAGCAGTGAAGGTCCTGATGAATACGTTCTATGGTGTTTTCGCATCCTCATTCTATAGATTCACCGACAAGAACATCGGAGCGGCCATCACAGCCTTCGCCAGAGACAACGTCAAATCCATCATCAAAGAAGTAGAATCCGAAGGAGTTTCGGTGATCTACTCTGACACGGACTCGGTCTTCATGCAATCACCTTACAAGAATCTCGAAGGTTCCGTAAAATTCGGAAATGAGATGTCCCAGCGCTTCTCCAGGGACGGTGGGACGCTGGAGTTCGAAAAACTCGTAGAGCCTCTTTTCACACATGGAAAGAAGAAGAGATATGTCGGCAAGATAGTCTGGCCGACCACCGAAGACGAACTTCTTGTCAGAGGCTATGAGATAAGGCGTTCAGACTCTTTCGATCTGCAGAGCAATCTTCTGATGGAGGTATTCAAGGAGATACTCGATGAGGACGACGAAGGCGCGGTCGCACTTGTGAAGAAGACAGTTCAAGATGTCCTTGCAGGGAAGGTTGAACCTTCAGAACTGGTGATATCGAGGACGTGCAAAGGCCTTAACGATGCGTACGAGAACCCGGAAAGAATGGCGAACGTCCAGGCCGCCAAAAAATTGATGAAACTGGGTTACAACTTCATACCCGGTATGAAGGTATCGTGGATAGTCACTGACGCAAAGAAGACACCTCAGGAAGTGGAACCATACGTCAGCGGCGTCGAATTCACGGCCAAACCGGATTATGAATACTATGCTGAACGTCTCGCGCAGATGGCCTCGAGAGTGACCGAGGTATTCGGATGGACGGAGAAGGACCTGCTCTTGGGAAGTCAGCAAAAGACCCTTTTCGACAGTTTCGGTCCGTCTTCCGATAACAGATCCAAAACAGATGTCAAGAAGGAACCCCCGACCGCCCCGAAAAAACCTCAACAGAGGAAGAATGCAAACCTCGACGACTTCTCCTGATCCTTCGAATTGTCCTACTATTTAAATACGAGATTATCATCAACACTTCTTGCAGAGTCGATGTACTCTGTCGGAAATGTGCCCAAAAGGTGAATCCGCTAAGGTGATTATTATGAGCGATGAGACTCAAGAACAGCGCCCCGTCAACGGTAAGAGCATGTACTCTTACATCGCAGACGCGTGGAAGAACCCCCACAAGGGATATGTTAAAGAACTGAACTACGAGAGAAGGATCCAGTGGAGAAGAGAGGATAATTTCCTCCGCATCGAGAGGCCAACCCGCCTCGACAGGGCCAGAGCTCTCGGATTCAAAGCAAAGCAGGGATATGTTATCGTCAGGGCAAGGGTCAGAAAAGGAAACTTCCAGAAGAGAGCTATCACTGCAGGAAGGAGGGCAAAACGCCGCGGTATAAATCAGATGACCGTCGGTAAGAGCCTCCAGAGAATGGCAGAGGAAAGGACAGCCAAAAGATACCCCAACCTCGAAGTCCTGAATTCCTACTGGGTAGGAGCAGACGGACAGCAGGAATGGTATGAGATCATCCTCGTCGATCCAGCACACCCCGTTATCAAAGCAGACCCCAAGATCAACTGGATCTGCAGCAACGTGAACAAGAACCGTGTATACCGCGGACTTACTGGTGCCGGAGTCGCAGGTCGTGGACTCAGAAAGAAGGGTAACGGCGCGGAGAAATCCAGGCCGTCCATCAGGGCAAAACAGTACAGAAAGTAAACCTGTCCTCAAACACTTTACAATTTATTGGTCCGCCCTTTTGGGCGGACCTCACTTACAAAATAAAAGATTCTGAAAAGAATCGCTAAAAATGATTTTGAAAGATCGTTAAGATAATTGTTTTCTTTCAATCTACATCCGAGATCAATGCCATCATCTCAGACACCTTCTCGTCACTCATGCCGATCGTCGGGAAGAACACGGGAAGTCCGTAATTGGAAACATCGACGGTCTCGAGGTCCTTTAGCGATGTACCCCAAACATACCCGTATATCTTCTTCGGGTCATCCTGATCGTTATCTATCGCTCTCAATTCCGGATCGTACTTTTCCAAAATAGAACAGTCTATGTCGCTTCTGACAATGACCTTGCAACCGCGCTTCATCATCAACCAGGCAGAGACTATACCGCGATCGTCGTGAACTTCGGCAACGACGCGCCCCTGTGTGCCCATCGGTAGTCCCGCGTGACATCTTATGTATGAATCGAATATGTAGGTCTTATTGTTCCTAACCTCGACGTAGAATATCTTCTCCGGATGAGTGAGATCCACCTTAAGCCCCTCATTGGACTCGAATATGGCCGATCCGGCCTCGCGCCCGACATCCATACTGGTGAATTGATGATGATTGCCCTCACGCCTTGCCCTCACGGCAAACGTCTGTCCCGGAGAGATCCTACCCTGTGAATATTTTGCAGCCGCCGCACATATGTCATCCATATTTGCAGTTGTGATGTCTGCGATCGACATGGATGCTATGCCGAAGACCTTCTTGAGCGATCTTGCTGCGGCAACTAGATCTGTGGATTCGACAAAAAATCTTGCCTCTCCTTTAGTGACAATGGCCTCCAGTCCATCGGCGGCGAGCATTGAAAGCATGTTCTCTTTCAATCTGTTCTCGAATTTCACCCTTACAGGTATACTTTTGAGACCTATCTCCGCGTACCTTACGAGAATTACTGCCACGCAATAGGGTTAACAATAGACGATATTAAGAGTTTTCACATGAAAAGTTAAAAGGGATGTGAGCATCAATACTTCATGGACCCCATCATAGTGTTCGCACTCGTCATTGTGGGCATATTCGCCGGTGTGATAGGCGCGATGTTCGGGATGGGGGGAGGAATAATCTTTGTTCCTTTTTTGACGATAATCTTCGGTCTGTCCGCCAGCGAAGCCGTGGCTGTGAGTCTTGTCGGGATCGTAGCTTCATCAGTCGGTGCCGCATCTTCCTATGTGAAAGAAGGAAGATCCAACATCAGGCTTGGATTGCTGCTAGAGACCACGACCGTCATAGGTGCGATAATTGGTGCGCTGTTGGCCGGAATAATGTCCAATTGGATGCTCCTATGTGTTTTCTCGGCGATGCTCATCTACAGCGCCTTGCACATGTTGATCCACAAGGAGCATGTGGTCGAACCTGTTGAAGATGACAACGGGCCTCTGGTCTTCCAATACGAAGATGAAAAAGGAGAATCACACAAGTACAAAGTGGATAACGTCAAGGGCGGACTTGCTGGATGCGCAGGCGCTGGAGTATTGGCCTCCATGACCGGCGTGGGTGGAGGTGCAATTAAAGTTCCTATAATGAACATATACATGCACGTACCGATAAAGATCGCAAGTGCGACAAGCAATTATATGATCGGGATAACGTCATTGTCCGGAGCGATAATCTTCTTCATGAACGGCGATGTGCTCCTCGATTATGCTGCAGGAATAGCGATAGGCGCCTTCATAGGTGCGTTGATAGGCGTGAAGGTCTCAGGTTGCATAAAGACGAGCTCCATGAGAAGTTATCTTGCGATCATCCTATTGATCGTGGCCGCCGTAGAACTCATGAAAGCAGGAGGGTTGCTATGAATCCCTCGAAGACGACAGCCTTCGTACTAAGGCTCTTCGTCACTGTGGGAATAATAGTGATGGCTGTAGGACTTATACTTTCAGAACAGGAATACGGCAACACCGTACTTTGGAGCGGCATCCTAATATTGATCTGCGCACCGCTTTTCGGAATATTGACAACGCTGTTTTCCCTCATATCCGAGAAAGATTGGAAATGGGCGAAAGTGGCAATTGTACTGATAATAATCATTACGGCAGATGTCGTAATATCAATCCTTCTCTAATAAATATAAAGAGTGCCATACATTCAGAAAAGGGAGCATTATGGATTTCTCAATAATTCAAATTGCCATAACTGCAGTTCTTATCTGCATCGCCGCCTATGCTCTGTTACGCGCCGTAAAAAGTGAAAGGGCGTGATCGGATGGGACCCGAACTTATCTATGAGGACACCGAGTGCGGTGGTCGTTTCAAACTTATGCTTAATGGTGCTGAGATAGGGTATGTCACATTCGTCAAACTATCTGAGAACATGATCGATCTCAACCATACGGTCGTCAAAAAAGATCATGAAGGACATGGTTACGGAAAACTGCTTGTGAACGCCGTGGTGGAAATGGCCAACAAAAAAGGCCTGATAATCATCCCAAGCTGCTCTTATGCAGAACACATCATGAAAAAGACCAATGAAGATTTGTAAATTCATATTTTAATGATGATTTGGTCAGATGATGTCCTTATGTTCGGACCAAAACGACCATATGGAAAACGCAGATAGAACATATGAGTGCAAGGGATGGGATTTGAACCCAAGAACCACTAAGGATTAGGCCCTGAACCTAACGTCGTTGACCAGGCTTGACTACCCTTGCAACCGGTACGCCTATTGCGTCATTGTAAATAAAAGTGATTGTGCATACCAGTCTCCTGATATGCAATGTTTGAAAATTCAGTACAGGCCTGATTAGGCTTTCATGATCTTCATCCATCCACCAGACTCGTAGATAGCAAGACCCCTTTTCTTGATTATAGTCTCGAATTCGACCCAGTCGATAACATCGAGCCTGTTGTTCTTCCCTTTCGTGAACTGCACACCGCTGGTACCCTTGACCTTACCGGGCTTGAGTCCTTTGTTGTTCGCGATCGTCTTTGCTTTTGCGATATCGATCTTTTCCATGACCATCTTTTTCCCTCCCTCATGCGCCAGGCATGCTGAATGAAATATCCAGATGTTCAATATTTAAATGTTGTCCGAAAAACTGGCCATTCACAGCCATTTTTAAAAATTTTTTACATACAAAGGATAGCCAGGGAAGAACATTCTAATGACAAATAATATCAAGACGATAACCTCTATCTAACCCTATGGGAGAAGAACCGGTCCTCGACCTAAACTCTGCTCGGAATATGTCAATGAGCCCAGAGGAGGTCTTGAAATTCGGAAAGGTATTCGGAAAATTAGGAATATCTGTCGTTATCGGTAGAGACTGCAATCCTGGCAGCATGATGATGATGAATGCGTTCGTAGCTGGGATGCTGTCGGTCGGTACCGAGATATGGGACGCGGGCATCATGCCTACGCCCGCGATCGCATTTGCATCGAAAAACTTCGATTTCTTCGTAATGGTCGGAACACCGGACAGAACAGGCGACCTTCCTAAGGGAAAGATATACAATAAAGACGGATCGCCATTGGATAGGGATTCCCTGAGGGACATCATAAGAAGATACAACGACAATGATTTTCAATTGCAGCCCTACAACAAAACGGGAACCATACATCAAATGAACATGATCGCACAAAATTACATCGAGTACATATCTGCCTCTCACAACGGACGCAGAGCCCCCATAATACTGGATTGCGGATGCGGAAGTACATCCCTATGTGCTCCACATGTACTTGCGAAGATAGGATGCGACCTTATATCCATCAATGCCCAAATAGACGGAGATTTCAGACCCAGGCCTCCTGGAATATCCAACACCGATATTGCTAGCACGAATGAGATCGTAGCATCCAACACAGGAAGCATCGGTATAGCCCTTAACGGAGACGGAACTCATCTGGCCCTGATAGACGAAGCAGGACGGTATGTCTCCCTGGAAGAAATGCTCGCACTCGTTTTGCTGCATACCAAGCCCTCTGTGCTGGTCCTACCTGTGGATATGTCGGCCGTGATAGACGACGCGTTCTATGGTACACTCGATGTTAACCCGAATTTAAAAAATGCAGCCTCACACAAAATAATCAGGACCGATGGAACATTGGAATCCACCACGAAAGCCCTCAAAGAAGAGGGGTCCGGGATCGGCGTGACGAATGACGGAGCGTTCATATTCTCTGAATCCTCGCTATGTCCAGATGCGATACACACCAGCATAATCATCTCCGAGATCGCCAGCAAGAACAGTATAAGAGATATAATCTCATCACTTCCTAAATACGTGATCGTGAATGACGTCATACATTTCTCAGGAAATCGTGAGGTTTTCACCAAAAAAATAAACGATAAGCTTACCAGCATCGAATCCAAGAGTGTCTTCGCCATCAAAGGTTGGAGAGTGGAGATGAGGAACGGATGGTTCACGATATCCTTCAACGAGGACATCCCCGATTACATTAACCTCGTATCAGAATCCAGGGACAAGGCCTATGCCATCACCATGATGGAAATGGCAAAGAGCCTGGTCTTCAGATGCGTCTGATCAGAAAACCACTTCGAGCTTGACTTCCTCACCGTTCGAATTGTAGGCTCTCCAACTCTTCCTGTCGTAAGGCTGACAGGTGATGAAATGGACACCTCCCATCTGACTGAAGAACGTAAGGTCCGCATTGGAAGGTTGATTGGAGAACCCTGGATGCGAATGCGCACTACCTGATCTACTGTAATCTATCGGTGTCATCCACTCGTTGATGAAACTGTGACTTTCTCCGAAAATGGATCCGGGCACAAGCAACATTTCTGTAACCACGCCTTCCTCCGCCCTATGATAACAGATGAATTCGTCAGGATAGGTGGATTTTGCGGATTCGTTGAAACCATCAATGAAATCGACGCTTACTCCGTATAATTTCTTCATATCGTGTTCACCAGCTTCTCACGTACACGCCTATAGAACTCTGTATTGAATCTTATGAATCTTGACTTACGGCCGGATGCACTTATGTCTATGGAGGATCTGCCTGCCATCTGGAACTCCTCCTGACCATCTGTTACGATGAGACATCCCTTGTCCATGATGGATTCCACCGTGACCTTCGCCCCCAACGGTACCACGAATGGTCTGGATGCGAACTTGTAAGCGGCCATTGGAACTATTACCATGCCGTTGACATTTGGATCGATTATCGGGGCACCGAGGCTCATCGCATAACAGGTGGAACCTGTTGGTGTGGAAACGATTATCCCGTCCGCACGTACCTCTGTCATCAAGTTATCGTTCACGTAGACCTTGAAATGCCTTATCTTGGCAATAGAATCGGTGTGGACCACGACCTCATTGACAGCATCTGCAAGATCCATACCGTTATAACGCGCCACGACCCTGGTTCTATCCTCTATGGTATATTCTCCGCGACGAAGCTTTGCGATCCCGTCCTCTATATCTTTGACATCTATCTCTGCAAGGAAACCTACGCCTCCGGCATTGATGCCGATCAAAGGCGCAGTATTATTGTTGAGCGCCCTTAGAATGGTCCCATCACCTCCGATGGTGATGATTATGTCCACTTTCATCTCAC contains:
- a CDS encoding Mov34/MPN/PAD-1 family protein; protein product: MKKLYGVSVDFIDGFNESAKSTYPDEFICYHRAEEGVVTEMLLVPGSIFGESHSFINEWMTPIDYSRSGSAHSHPGFSNQPSNADLTFFSQMGGVHFITCQPYDRKSWRAYNSNGEEVKLEVVF
- a CDS encoding N-acetyltransferase, producing the protein MGPELIYEDTECGGRFKLMLNGAEIGYVTFVKLSENMIDLNHTVVKKDHEGHGYGKLLVNAVVEMANKKGLIIIPSCSYAEHIMKKTNEDL
- a CDS encoding DUF1634 domain-containing protein, with amino-acid sequence MNPSKTTAFVLRLFVTVGIIVMAVGLILSEQEYGNTVLWSGILILICAPLFGILTTLFSLISEKDWKWAKVAIVLIIIITADVVISILL